Proteins found in one Solea senegalensis isolate Sse05_10M unplaced genomic scaffold, IFAPA_SoseM_1 scf7180000013759, whole genome shotgun sequence genomic segment:
- the LOC122760577 gene encoding ras-related protein Rab-11B-like: MGTRDDEYDYLFKVVLIGDSGVGKSNLLSRFTRNEFNLESKSTIGVEFATRSIQVDGKTIKAQIWDTAGQERYRAITSAYYRGAVGALLVYDIAKHLTYENVERWLKELRDHADNNIVIMLVGNKSDLRHLRAVPTDEARAFSEKNTISFIETSALDSTNVEEAFKNILTEIYRIVSQKQISDRSGHDDSPGNNVVDISVPPTMDGQRGNKMPCCQSL, translated from the exons TTGTACTAATTGGAGATTCCGGAGTGGGGAAGAGTAACCTGCTGTCCCGTTTCACAAGAAATGAGTTTAACCTGGAGAGCAAGAGCACCATCGGGGTGGAGTTTGCCACCCGCAGCATCCAGGTAGACGGCAAGACGATAAAGGCTCAGATTTGGGACACGGCTGGACAGGAACGCTACAGAGCAATCACCTCAGC GTATTACCGGGGAGCGGTTGGTGCTCTCCTGGTTTACGACATCGCCAAACACCTGACATATGAGAATGTTGAACGCTGGCTAAAAGAGCTGAGGGACCACGCTGACAACAACATCGTCATCATGCTGGTTGGAAACAAGAGCGACCTCAGACACCTCAGAGCCGTGCCCACTGACGAGGCTCGGGCCTTCTCGG aAAAGAACACCATCTCTTTTATTGAAACCTCAGCCTTGGACTCCACTAATGTAGAAgaagcttttaaaaatattctGACAG AAATCTACCGTATTGTATCACAGAAGCAAATTTCGGACAGATCTGGACATGATGATTCTCCGGGCAACAATGTAGTGGACATAAGTGTCCCTCCAACCATGGATGGGCAGAGGGGCAACAAAATGCCCTGCTGTCAAAGCCTGTGA